From Verrucomicrobiia bacterium, the proteins below share one genomic window:
- the rpsT gene encoding 30S ribosomal protein S20, whose amino-acid sequence MPNTKSAERYARLSATRHARNKSVKSRLHTLERKYRTLVTSGQSDEAKLALREAVSALDKAAKRGVIPAARASRKKSRLALRLAAPATAKA is encoded by the coding sequence ATGCCCAACACCAAGTCCGCCGAGAGATACGCCCGCTTGAGCGCCACCCGTCACGCGCGCAACAAGTCGGTCAAGTCCCGTCTTCACACCCTGGAGAGGAAGTACCGCACCCTGGTCACGTCCGGGCAGTCGGACGAGGCGAAGCTGGCCTTGCGCGAGGCAGTCTCGGCGCTCGACAAGGCGGCCAAGCGGGGCGTGATTCCGGCGGCCCGGGCCAGCCGGAAGAAGTCGCGCCTTGCCCTCCGCCTCGCCGCCCCGGCGACCGCCAAAGCTTAG